Proteins from one Diprion similis isolate iyDipSimi1 chromosome 3, iyDipSimi1.1, whole genome shotgun sequence genomic window:
- the LOC124404379 gene encoding diphosphomevalonate decarboxylase: MNIVTCKAPVNIAVIKYWGKRDEDLILPINDSISVTLHTDHLCAKTTVMTSPDFKEDRIWLNGSEESIDNKRLQNCLKEIRKRAKLGGDVGSWKVHICSENNFPTAAGLASSAAGYACLVAALAGLYNVEGDISAAARSGSGSACRSVFGGFVRWYSGSKPDGSDSIAKQIAAPEHWPMRILVLVVSDATKKVSSAIGMKRSVATSELLKYRAEHSVPRRVEAMTKAIIDKDFAKFAELTMKDSNQFHATCLDTFPPCVYMNDTSHAIVEVIHAYNAAAGETKVAYTFDAGPNATLYLLEKDVPEVISILNYYFPTIGGGHIGVEYLRGIPVQPTVVSEDFLRRIDAKRQSPGKVKCIIHTCARDVELIDKYGVITSLFGACIHKRDTRPVQEIVEEIIGHFVEYEEELAKRGTIFFGGTEPGMLDVLMWPWVERAKALPLAFDQPLNFDKEKFPHLMKWINGMKGQKFVQENFGSFEAFAKVIKAQDDVDYDSI, translated from the exons atgaaTATCGTGACCTGCAAAGCGCCTGTAAATATCGCCGTAATTAAGTATT gGGGCAAACGAGATGAGGATTTAATTTTGCCGATTAATGATTCTATCAGCGTAACGCTGCACACTGATCAC CTCTGCGCAAAAACCACAGTAATGACGAGCCCAGATTTTAAGGAAGATCGCATCTGGTTGAACGGAAG tgaGGAGTCCATCGATAATAAGAGACTGCAAAACTGTTTGAAAGAAA TAAGGAAGCGTGCGAAGCTGGGAGGTGACGTTGGATCTTGGAAAGTTCATATCTGctcggaaaataattttccaactGCTGCTGGTCTTGCTTCCAGCGCCGCAGGTTACGCTTGCTTAGTCGCTGCTTTGGCAGGGCTTTACAATGTCGAG GGCGATATCAGCGCGGCTGCACGATCTGGTTCCGGATCCGCTTGCCGCAGCGTCTTCGGAGGATTCGTACGTTGGTATTCGGGGTCTAAACCGGATGGCAGCGACAGTATAGCGAAGCAAATCGCCGCCCCAGAGCACTGGCCAATGAGAATCCTCGTTTTGGTT GTAAGCGACGCTACCAAGAAAGTTTCCAGTGCTATCGGGATGAAGCGGAGCGTTGCGACATCCGAGCTGCTTAAATACCGGGCTGAACATTCGGTGCCGCGAAGAGTGGAAGCAATGACTAAAGCTATAATTGATAAGGATTTCGCAAAATTTGCGGAACTCACAATGAAAGACTCCAATCAGTTTCACGCCACCTGCCTCGATACATTTCCACCTTGCGTCTATATGAACGACACTTCACATGCTATTGTCGAAGTTATTCACGCGTACAATGCAGCCGCTGGAGAAACGAAG gtaGCCTATACCTTTGACGCAGGTCCCAACGCTACCCTGTATCTCTTGGAAAAAGATGTTCCGGAAGTTATCAGTATTCTAAACTATTATTTTCCCACAATTGGTGGAGGTCATATCGGCGTCGAGTATCTGAGAGGAATTCCTGTACAACCGACGGTCGTTTCAGag GATTTCTTACGTCGGATTGACGCCAAGCGACAAAGCCCGGGAAAAGTGAAATGTATCATTCACACGTGT GCTCGTGATGTAGAACTGATCGATAAATATGGAGTG ATAACTAGCCTTTTTGGTGCCTGTATTCACAAAAGGGATACTAGACCAGTACAAGAAATAGTTGAGGAAATAATAGGACACTTCGTAGAGTACGAAGAAGAATTGGCAAAACGGGGAACAATATTCTTTGGAG GAACTGAACCAGGGATGCTGGACGTTTTGATGTGGCCGTGGGTAGAACGGGCTAAAGCACTTCCACTGGCTTTTGACCAGCCATTGAATTTCGACAAAGAAAAGTTCCCGCACCTC ATGAAATGGATAAACGGTATGAAAGGCCAGAAGTTTGtacaagaaaattttggaTCTTTCGAAGCATTTGCCAAAGTTATCAAAGCTCAGGATGACGTTGATTATGATAGCATTTAA
- the LOC124404324 gene encoding mediator of RNA polymerase II transcription subunit 23: protein MSNEAQISNIVNDILRVEPIEEAFSCFLVHHLDNEIEKIAALQSELTSAMTGLNTEQQENGVRQFLTMAAALTNHSRLQLLLSLLENLVMSNVLPARLVCECILSCDKLQYQQEDFWVESFNLIRRIIGGVDYKGVREIMKGCREKAQTIPARLNASVQPQLKALENVIEYIFDRNACLLPGYFIVNEIQKAYPDNKNWPHWKLAKLLSGFVESFRATAQMVSIIGHSKMLPVVEHSGYADHVINPWRLDPTTLKFSLKGNLPYDQDLLKPQTELLRYVLEQPYSRDMVCSMLGLQKQHKQRCVALEEQLVELVLLAMERSENDPPPTEGTDITVANHWLWLHLSSQLIYFVLFQFACFPNIVMAIHDKLAGRELRKGRDHLMWVLLQFISGSIQRNPLSNFLPVLKLYDLLYPEKEPLPVPDFSQALCTHQMAITCIWIHLLKKAQSEHLNIHRPIPHTLKVHHEFLQHLVMPNTSLCMGSDYRIALLCNAYSTNQEYFSRPMAALVDTILGTQKGQQQQPLQPLQSNAALANGPTTPLSMSILDSLTVHSKMSLIHSIVTHVIKLAQSKSNMALAPALVETYSRLLVYTEIESLGIKGFISQLLPTVFKSHAWGTLYTLLEMFSYRMHHIQPHYRVQLLSHLHSLAAVPQTNQTQLHLCVESTALRLITGLGSAEVQPQLSRFLSEPKTLVSAESEELNRALVLTLARSMHVTGTGADSLSGTWCKELLNTIMQNTPHSWANHTLQCFPPVLNEFFQQNSVPKENKQQIKKAVEEEYRNWASMSNENDIIAHFSVPGTPPLFLCLLWKMIFETDRISPIAYKILERIGARALSAHLRKFCDYLVFEFANSVGGQHVNKCVDTINDMIWKYNIVTIDRLVLCLALRTQEGSEAQVCFFIIQLLLLKAVEFRNRVQEFAKENSPEHWKQSNWHEKHLAFHRKYPEKFAPEGIMEQTTGGPSQYQSLPVYFGNVCLRFLPVFDIVIHRYLEIPPVTKSLEILLEHLGCLYKFHDRPVTYLYNTLHYYERKLRERPALKRRLVSAVLGSLCEIRAPNWALSEAYQLYMTRSPDDAVNWVPELDYYVRLVRRIVETMSGIAHFPTTDWRFNEFPNPAAHALYVTCVELMAVPVAPNLIANSLLDVVAKGYTVVPSDQIHMWINCVGLLLAALPECYWSALHDRLVETVTSPGLANWQYSNLTPFQIFNFNITHNGLLENKYSYMIALAHSIWHHAGVGQITTMPQFIKEKLQPVVNSEEQLIFACHLIGPTLARFNTERPRCVVELAVSLYEMLEQADRSQAHLKYMDPICDLLYHIKYMFVGDMMKNEVECIIRRLRPALQMRLRFIAHLNIEEINSS from the exons ATGAGTAACGAAGCGCAAATATCGAACATCGTAAATGATATTCTT AGAGTCGAACCTATCGAAGAAGCTTTCAGCTGTTTTCTCGTTCACCATCTggacaatgaaattgaaaaaattgcagcgTTGCAGTCGGAATTAACGTCTGCTATGACAGGCCTGAATACTGAACAACAAGAGAATGGCGTTAGACAATTTCTTACCATGGCTGCCGCGCTGACGAATCATAGTCGCTTACAATTGCTCCTGTCGTTACTAGAGAACTTGGTCATGAGTAACGTGTTGCCTGCAAG aTTGGTTTGCGAATGTATTCTCAGCTGCGATAAGCTGCAGTATCAGCAAGAGGATTTTTGGGTCGAGTCTTTTAACCTCATCAGGCGGATCATTGGAGGAGTGGATTACAAAGGTGTTAGAGAAATAATGAAG GGTTGCAGAGAAAAGGCACAAACGATACCAGCGAGACTTAACGCATCTGTACAGCCGCAATTAAAGGCACTGGAAAATGTTATCGAATACATATTTGATAGAAATGCATGTCTCTTGCCTGGctattttattgttaatgaAATACAGAAGGCCTATCCTGATAATAAGAATTGGCCGCATTGG AAATTAGCAAAATTGCTCTCTGGGTTCGTCGAGAGTTTCAGAGCCACTGCGCAAATGGTGTCGATAATTGGCCACTCAAAAATGCTACCCGTAGTAGAGCACTCTGGATATGCGGACCACGTCATTAACCCATGGCGGCTCGATCCTACGACCCTTAAATTCTCCCTCAAAGGCAATTTACCCTATGATCAAGATCTGCTAAAGCCTCAAACCGAACTTCTGAGATATGTTTTGGAACAACCGTACAGCAGAGATATGGTTTGCTCCATGCTAGGCCTCCAGAAACAG CACAAACAGAGATGCGTAGCGTTGGAGGAACAACTGGTTGAATTGGTACTTCTGGCTATGGAGCGATCCGAAAATGATCCGCCACCCACTGAGGGAACAGATATTACTGTTGCGAATCATTGGCTGTGGCTACACCTTTCTTCTCAGCTTATATACTtcgtactttttcaatttgctTGTTTTCCCAACATTGTTATGGCTATACATGACAAG CTAGCTGGTCGTGAATTGAGAAAAGGGCGTGATCATCTGATGTGGGTCTTATTGCAATTTATATCTGGGAGTATTCAGCGCAATCCG CTGTCTAACTTTCTGCCCGTACTTAAACTGTACGACCTATTATATCCCGAAAAAGAACCACTACCTGTTCCTGATTTCAGTCAGGCATTGTGCACACATCAAATGGCCATAACTTGTATATGGATTCATTTACTTAAAAAAGCGCAATCTGAACACTTGAACATTCACAGACCGATCCCACACACGTTGAAAGTTCATCATGA ATTTCTACAACATTTAGTTATGCCAAATACATCATTGTGCATGGGATCTGATTATCGCATCGCTTTACTGTGCAATGCTTATTCAACAAATCAAGAATACTTCAGTAGACCCATGGCTGCACTTGTTGACACAATTCTTGGCACACAGAAG ggaCAACAGCAGCAACCTTTACAGCCACTACAGAGCAATGCTGCCCTTGCAAATGGACCAACAACGCCATTGTCTATGTCCATTCTGGATTCTCTTACTGTACATTCTAAAATGAGTCTGATTCACAGTATTGTTACACACGTTATCAAACTAGCTCAATCTAAAAGCAACATGGCTCTTGCTCCTGCCCTTGTCGAGACTTACAGCAGATTGCTGGTGTACACTGAAATCGAAAGCCTTGGAATCAAAGGCTTCATAA GTCAACTACTTCCCACAGTATTCAAATCCCATGCTTGGGGAACACTGTATACTTTGCTCGAGATGTTTAGTTACAGAATGCATCATATTCAACCGCATTACAGAGTGCAGCTTTTGTCGCATCTTCACAGTCTTGCCGCAGTACCGCAAACAAACCAGACCCAGCTCCATCTCTG CGTTGAAAGTACCGCTCTTAGGCTAATTACTGGTTTAGGATCTGCTGAAGTGCAGCCTCAATTATCCCGGTTTTTATCGGAGCCTAAAACACTGGTGTCTGCTGAATCGGAAGAGTTGAATCGAGCTTTAGTTCTCACACTCGCAAGATCAATGCACGTCACAG GGACAGGAGCAGATTCACTGAGTGGTACATGGTGCAAGGAACTGTTGAACACAATCATGCAGAATACCCCCCACTCTTGGGCCAATCATACTCTGCAATGTTTTCCCCCAGTAttgaacgaattttttcagcaaaatagTGTTCCTAAGGAAAATAAACAGCAGATCAAG AAAGCAGTCGAAGAAGAATACAGAAATTGGGCATCAATGAGCAATGAAAATGATATAATAGCACATTTCTCTGTGCCTGGAACGCCACCCTTGTTTTTATGTCTCTTATGGAAAATGATATTTGAAACAGATCGTATAAGTCCAATTGCGTATAA AATATTGGAGCGAATTGGCGCGAGAGCTCTTTCCGCCCATCTTCGAAAGTTTTGCGACTACttagtttttgaatttgctAACAGTGTCGGAGGCCAACACGTGAACAAGTGCGTGGATACCATCAACGACATGATCTGGAAATACAACATTGTGACAATTGACAGGCTGGTGCTCTgtttg gCACTACGAACGCAAGAAGGCAGCGAAGCTCAAGTCTGCTTTTTCATTATCCAACTGCTTCTATTGAAAGCTGTTGAATTTCGGAATCGCGTGCAAGAATTCGCAAAAGAAAATTCCCCAGAGCATTGGAAGCAATCAAATTGGCACGAAAAGCATCTTGCATTTCATCGAAAATACCCAGAGAAATTTGCTCCTGAGGGAATAATGGAACAAACAACTGGAGGTCCCAGTCAATACCAAAGTCTACCGGTATACTTTGGAAACGTGTGCCTACGATTCTTACCAGTATTCGACATTGTGATACACAGATATCTCGAGATACCCCCAGTTACTAAGAgtttagaaatattattaGAACACTTGGGATGTCTCTATAAATTTCACG ATCGACCTGTCACATACCTGTACAACACGCTGCATTACTATGAAAGAAAACTTAGGGAACGACCAGCACTGAAGCGACGCCTAGTTTCTGCCGTGCTTGGCTCGTTGTGTGAAATTCGGGCTCCCAATTGGGCACTGTCCGAAGCTTATCAGCTCTACATGACGCGATCTCCTGACGACGCAGTCAACTGGGTGCCAGAATTGGACTATTATGTTCGACTTGTGCGTCGTATCGTTGAGA CAATGTCAGGGATTGCTCATTTCCCTACAACCGACTGGAGGTTCAATGAATTTCCAAATCCTGCTGCGCATGCTCTTTATGTTACCTGTGTGGAGCTAATGGCTGTGCCTGTTGCTCCAAATTTAATAGCTAATTCTCTGCTTGATGTTGTTGCCAAAGG aTATACAGTTGTACCATCAGACCAGATTCACATGTGGATCAACTGCGTAGGATTATTGCTGGCTGCTTTACCCGAGTGTTACTGGTCAGCCCTTCACGATCGCCTTGTGGAAACAGTGACTAGTCCTGGACTGGCGAACTGGCAATACAGCAACTTGACtccatttcaaatattcaattttaatattactCACAATGGCTTACTGGAAAACAAATATAGTTACATGATAGCCCTGGCACATTCCATTTGGCACCACGCAGGCGTTGGTCAAATCACAACTATGCcaca ATtcatcaaagaaaaattgcaacCAGTCGTCAACAGCGAAGAGCAATTGATATTCGCTTGCCACTTGATAGGACCGACTTTAGCGCGATTCAACACGGAGAGACCTCGATGCGTCGTCGAGCTCGCTGTTAGTCTCTATGAAATGCTTGAACAAGCGGACCGTTCTCAAGCTCATCTCAAATACATGGACCCAATATGCGACTTGTT atACCATATCAAATACATGTTTGTGGGtgatatgatgaaaaatgaggtTGAATGCATCATTCGCAGACTGAGGCCTGCACTGCAAATGCGCCTTCGATTCATCGCACACCTCAACATTGAGGAAATAAACTCATCCTGA